The proteins below are encoded in one region of Equus przewalskii isolate Varuska chromosome 1, EquPr2, whole genome shotgun sequence:
- the SEC31B gene encoding protein transport protein Sec31B isoform X23 produces MKLKELERSAVQVWSPASQYPVYLATGTSAQQLDASFSTNGTLEIFEVDFRDPSLDLKRKGVLSASSRFHKLIWGIFGTGLLEGSGVIAGGGDNGMLTLYNVTHILSSGKEPVISQRQKHTGAVRALDFNPFQPLEDIRALSWNRQVQHILSSAHPSGKAVVWDLRKNEPILKVSDHSKRMHCSGLAWHPDIATQLVLCSEDDHLPVIQLWDLRFASSPLKVLESHSRGILSVSWSQADAELLLSSAKDNQILCWNLGSSEVVYKLPTQNSWCFDVQWCPRDPPVFSAASFDGWISLYSVMGRSWDVQQMRQADKISSSFSKGQPLPPLQVPEQVAQASLIPPLKRPPKWMRRPTGVSFAFGGKLVTFGLLNTLAHQVPQPCLHLVFISQVTTESEFLMRSAELQEALGSGNLLNYCQNKVQRASLQSEKMLWQFLKVTLEQDSRIKFLKLLGYSKDELQKKVATWLKSDVGLAESPQPKGDDRSSNRQQAFHSQASRHTTEEASASSTFFDELIPQILTPWAIPITEDTDGLLSQALLLGELGPAVELCLKEERFADAIILAQAGGADLLRQTQEYYLAKKKTRISSLLACVVQKNWKDMVCACSLQNWREALALLLTYSGPEKFPELCDMLGTRMEQEGNRALTSEATLCYVCSGSVERLVECWAKCHPASSPMALQDLMEKVMVLNRSLELLRGPNGVNPGPATTYRVTQYATFLAAQGSLATAMSYLPSDCAQLPVHQLRDRLFHAQGSGVPGQQSPPFPFPRVVVGATLHSKETQSYRSEFQPSHQVLAPSQRPRIFTPQSSLVMPLTPSHPSPYQGSRMQNISDYRVPGPQAAQPLPLGPRVRPALSQPQLLRGQRAQDLNPMGFPGTWPLPGPPPPVAPPDIMQPGSASLPETPRLIPLLPVRPPGLSPVSSPPPVPPVSFPVAHPPGGPGAPCSSTLPTTGILTPYPGPQDSLKNSPAPRGNLQRKKQLQQRLPKKIERKELPLEHQPLKTSFEALLQRCSLSATDLKTKRKLDEAARRLECLYEKLYEGTLSPHVLAGLHEVARCVDAGSFEQGLAVHAQVVGCSSFSEVSSFMPVLKAVLTIAHKLHV; encoded by the exons GCAAGGGAGTCCTTTCTGCCTCAAGCAG GTTTCACAAGCTGATCTGGGGGATCTTTGGCACTGGGCTTCTGGAAGGCTCCGGGGTTATTGCAGGCGGCGGGGACAATGGCATGCTTACTCTGTACAATGTGACCCACATCCTGTCATCGGGGAAGGAGCCTGTGATTTCCCAGAGACAGAAGCACACCGGGGCTGTCAGAGCCCTCGACTTTAATCCTTTCCAG CCCCTAGAAGACATCCGGGCACTCTCTTGGAACCGGCAAGTTCAACACATTCTGTCTTCTGCTCACCCCAGCGGCAAGGCAGTTGTGTGGGACCTCAGGAAGAATGAACCTATCCTCAAAGTCAGTGATCACAGCAAAAGG ATGCACTGCTCAGGACTGGCCTGGCACCCAGACATAGCCACCCAGTTGGTGCTGTGCTCGGAAGATGATCATCTCCCAGTGATTCAGCTGTGGGACTTGCGTTTTGCCTCCTCACCCCTGAAGGTGCTGGAGAGCCACAGCAG gGGGATCTTGTCAGTGTCATGGAGCCAGGCTGATGCTGAGCTGCTGCTCAGTAGTGCCAAAGATAATCAGATCTTATGCTGGAATCTGGGGAGCAGTGAG GTGGTATATAAGCTACCCACACAGAATAGCTGGTGCTTTGATGTCCAGTGGTGCCCTCGAGACCCTCCAGTGTTCTCTGCTGCCTCCTTTGACGGCTGGATCAGTTTGTACTCTGTGATGGGTAGGAGCTGGGACGTCCAGCAGATGAGACAAGCTGACAAG ATCTCTTCTTCCTTCAGCAAAGGCCAGCCTCTCCCACCATTGCAGGTGCCAGAGCAAGTAGCTCAAGCATCATTGATACCTCCCTTGAAAAGACCCCCCAAATGGATGAGAAGGCCAACAGGAGTTTCATTTGCT TTTGGGGGGAAGCTGGTTACCTTTGGCCTCCTCAACACACTTGCCCATCAGGTGCCACAGCCTTGCCTCCACCTCGTCTTCATCAGTCAAGTCACCACAGAATCTGAATTCCTGATGCGGTCAGCTGAGCTGCAGGAGGCCCTGGGATCAGGAAATCTCCTGAATTATTGTCAGAACAAGGTCCAACGAGCATCACTGCAAAGCGAAAAGATGCTCTGGCAGTTCCTGAAA GTGACCTTAGAGCAAGACTCTAGAATTAAATTCCTGAAGCTATTGGGATACAGTAAAGATGAGCTTCAAAAGAAG GTGGCCACATGGTTGAAGAGTGACGTGGGGCTGGCTGAGAGTCCTCAGCCCAAGGGAGATGACCGAAGCAGTAACAGACAACAGGCCTTCCACAGCCAG GCCTCCAGACACACCACGGAAGAAGCCTCTGCCTCCTCAACCTTCTTTGATGAGCTGATCCCTCAGATCTTGACTCCATGGGCGATCCCCATCACAGAAG ACACTGATGGACTTCTGAGCCAGGCTCTCCTGCTTGGAGAACTGGGCCCTGCTGTGGAGCTGTGTCTGAAGGAAGAGCGCTTTGCTGATGCCATCATCCTGGCCCAGGCTGGGGGTGCAGATCTGTTGAGGCAAACTCAGGAGTACTACTTGgccaagaagaaaaccagaatctCCTCG CTTCTAGCCTGTGTTGTGCAGAAGAATTGGAAGGATATGGTGTGTGCCTGTAGCCTGCAGAACTGGAGAGAGGCACTGGCCTTGCTACTGACATACTCAGGGCCAGAGAAATTCCCTGAGCTTTGTG ACATGCTGGGTACTCGCATGGAGCAGGAAGGCAACAGAGCACTAACTTCTGAAGCCACACTCTGTTATGTGTGCTCAGGGAGTGTGGAGCGGCTGGTGGAGTGCTGGGCCAAATGCCACCCGGCTTCATCCCCCATGGCTCTACAG GACTTGATGGAGAAGGTGATGGTCCTTAACAGGAGCTTGGAGCTACTACGGGGTCCTAATGGGGTGAACCCGGGCCCTGCCACAACCTACAGAGTCACTCAGTATGCCACCTTCCTGGCAGCTCAGGGCAGCCTGGCTACTGCTATGAGCTACCTACCTAGTGACTGTGCTCAG CTACCAGTTCACCAGCTGAGAGATCGACTTTTTCATGCCCAGGGTTCTGGTGTCCCGGGCCAACaatctcctcctttccccttcccccgGGTTGTTGTGGGAGCTACCCTTCACTCCAAAGAGACACAGTCTTACAGATCAGAATTCCAACCTTCTCACCAG GTTCTAGCTCCATCTCAAAGGCCAAGGATTTTCACACCTCAGTCATCACTAGTGATGCCCTTGACACCTTCCCATCCTAGCCCTTATCAGGGCTCCAGAATGCAGAATATAAGTGACTACAGGGTACCTgggccccaggcagcccagccTTTGCCCCTGGGCCCTAGGGTAAGGCCTG CTTTATCTCAGCCACAGCTGTTAAGAGGTCAAAGGGCACAAGATCTTAACCCCATGGGATTCCCTGGAACATGGCCTCTTCCGGGTCCACCTCCTCCTGTGGCACCCCCAGACATCAtgcagcctggctctgcctctctgcctgAGACTCCTCGACTGATCCCTCTGCTTCCTGTGAGACCACCAGGTCTCAGCCCTGtgagctccccacccccagtccctcCTGTCAGCTTTCCTGTGGCACACCCTCCAGGAGGGCCAGGAGCTCCATGCTCTAGCACCCTCCCAACCACTGGCATCTTGACTCCTTATCCAG GACCTCAAGATTCCTTGAAAAATTCTCCAGCTCCCAGGGGAAATCTCCAGAGGAAAAAG CAACTTCAGCAACGGCTACCCAAGAAGATAGAAAGGAAGGAGCTGCCCCTAGAGCATCAGCCCTTGAAGACCAGTTTTGAGGCGCTTCTACAACGCTGTTCCCTGTCTGCCACTGACTTA AAGACAAAACGGAAGCTGGATGAGGCAGCCCGACGTCTGGAATGTCTATATGAGAAGCTCTACGAGGGGACA CTCTCGCCTCATGTCCTGGCTGGGCTCCACGAGGTTGCCCGATGTGTGGATGCAGGAAGCTTTGAGCAGGGCCTCGCAGTGCATGCCCAGGTGGTGGGCTGCAGCAGCTTCAGTGAGGTCTCCAGCTTCATGCCTGTGCTGAAGGCTGTCCTCACCATTGCTCATAAGCTGCATGTGTAA
- the SEC31B gene encoding protein transport protein Sec31B isoform X15 — translation MKLKELERSAVQVWSPASQYPVYLATGTSAQQLDASFSTNGTLEIFEVDFRDPSLDLKRKGVLSASSRFHKLIWGIFGTGLLEGSGVIAGGGDNGMLTLYNVTHILSSGKEPVISQRQKHTGAVRALDFNPFQPLEDIRALSWNRQVQHILSSAHPSGKAVVWDLRKNEPILKVSDHSKRMHCSGLAWHPDIATQLVLCSEDDHLPVIQLWDLRFASSPLKVLESHSRGILSVSWSQADAELLLSSAKDNQILCWNLGSSEVVYKLPTQNSWCFDVQWCPRDPPVFSAASFDGWISLYSVMGRSWDVQQMRQADKVPEQVAQASLIPPLKRPPKWMRRPTGVSFAFGGKLVTFGLLNTLAHQVPQPCLHLVFISQVTTESEFLMRSAELQEALGSGNLLNYCQNKVQRASLQSEKMLWQFLKVTLEQDSRIKFLKLLGYSKDELQKKVATWLKSDVGLAESPQPKGDDRSSNRQQAFHSQASRHTTEEASASSTFFDELIPQILTPWAIPITEDTDGLLSQALLLGELGPAVELCLKEERFADAIILAQAGGADLLRQTQEYYLAKKKTRISSLLACVVQKNWKDMVCACSLQNWREALALLLTYSGPEKFPELCDMLGTRMEQEGNRALTSEATLCYVCSGSVERLVECWAKCHPASSPMALQDLMEKVMVLNRSLELLRGPNGVNPGPATTYRVTQYATFLAAQGSLATAMSYLPSDCAQLPVHQLRDRLFHAQGSGVPGQQSPPFPFPRVVVGATLHSKETQSYRSEFQPSHQVLAPSQRPRIFTPQSSLVMPLTPSHPSPYQGSRMQNISDYRVPGPQAAQPLPLGPRVRPALSQPQLLRGQRAQDLNPMGFPGTWPLPGPPPPVAPPDIMQPGSASLPETPRLIPLLPVRPPGLSPVSSPPPVPPVSFPVAHPPGGPGAPCSSTLPTTGILTPYPGPQDSLKNSPAPRGNLQRKKLPETFMPPTPITAPVMCLAPQPQGVLSSQPPVAGMGHAPPGAPGELSLQQLQQRLPKKIERKELPLEHQPLKTSFEALLQRCSLSATDLKTKRKLDEAARRLECLYEKLYEGTLSPHVLAGLHEVARCVDAGSFEQGLAVHAQVVGCSSFSEVSSFMPVLKAVLTIAHKLHV, via the exons GCAAGGGAGTCCTTTCTGCCTCAAGCAG GTTTCACAAGCTGATCTGGGGGATCTTTGGCACTGGGCTTCTGGAAGGCTCCGGGGTTATTGCAGGCGGCGGGGACAATGGCATGCTTACTCTGTACAATGTGACCCACATCCTGTCATCGGGGAAGGAGCCTGTGATTTCCCAGAGACAGAAGCACACCGGGGCTGTCAGAGCCCTCGACTTTAATCCTTTCCAG CCCCTAGAAGACATCCGGGCACTCTCTTGGAACCGGCAAGTTCAACACATTCTGTCTTCTGCTCACCCCAGCGGCAAGGCAGTTGTGTGGGACCTCAGGAAGAATGAACCTATCCTCAAAGTCAGTGATCACAGCAAAAGG ATGCACTGCTCAGGACTGGCCTGGCACCCAGACATAGCCACCCAGTTGGTGCTGTGCTCGGAAGATGATCATCTCCCAGTGATTCAGCTGTGGGACTTGCGTTTTGCCTCCTCACCCCTGAAGGTGCTGGAGAGCCACAGCAG gGGGATCTTGTCAGTGTCATGGAGCCAGGCTGATGCTGAGCTGCTGCTCAGTAGTGCCAAAGATAATCAGATCTTATGCTGGAATCTGGGGAGCAGTGAG GTGGTATATAAGCTACCCACACAGAATAGCTGGTGCTTTGATGTCCAGTGGTGCCCTCGAGACCCTCCAGTGTTCTCTGCTGCCTCCTTTGACGGCTGGATCAGTTTGTACTCTGTGATGGGTAGGAGCTGGGACGTCCAGCAGATGAGACAAGCTGACAAG GTGCCAGAGCAAGTAGCTCAAGCATCATTGATACCTCCCTTGAAAAGACCCCCCAAATGGATGAGAAGGCCAACAGGAGTTTCATTTGCT TTTGGGGGGAAGCTGGTTACCTTTGGCCTCCTCAACACACTTGCCCATCAGGTGCCACAGCCTTGCCTCCACCTCGTCTTCATCAGTCAAGTCACCACAGAATCTGAATTCCTGATGCGGTCAGCTGAGCTGCAGGAGGCCCTGGGATCAGGAAATCTCCTGAATTATTGTCAGAACAAGGTCCAACGAGCATCACTGCAAAGCGAAAAGATGCTCTGGCAGTTCCTGAAA GTGACCTTAGAGCAAGACTCTAGAATTAAATTCCTGAAGCTATTGGGATACAGTAAAGATGAGCTTCAAAAGAAG GTGGCCACATGGTTGAAGAGTGACGTGGGGCTGGCTGAGAGTCCTCAGCCCAAGGGAGATGACCGAAGCAGTAACAGACAACAGGCCTTCCACAGCCAG GCCTCCAGACACACCACGGAAGAAGCCTCTGCCTCCTCAACCTTCTTTGATGAGCTGATCCCTCAGATCTTGACTCCATGGGCGATCCCCATCACAGAAG ACACTGATGGACTTCTGAGCCAGGCTCTCCTGCTTGGAGAACTGGGCCCTGCTGTGGAGCTGTGTCTGAAGGAAGAGCGCTTTGCTGATGCCATCATCCTGGCCCAGGCTGGGGGTGCAGATCTGTTGAGGCAAACTCAGGAGTACTACTTGgccaagaagaaaaccagaatctCCTCG CTTCTAGCCTGTGTTGTGCAGAAGAATTGGAAGGATATGGTGTGTGCCTGTAGCCTGCAGAACTGGAGAGAGGCACTGGCCTTGCTACTGACATACTCAGGGCCAGAGAAATTCCCTGAGCTTTGTG ACATGCTGGGTACTCGCATGGAGCAGGAAGGCAACAGAGCACTAACTTCTGAAGCCACACTCTGTTATGTGTGCTCAGGGAGTGTGGAGCGGCTGGTGGAGTGCTGGGCCAAATGCCACCCGGCTTCATCCCCCATGGCTCTACAG GACTTGATGGAGAAGGTGATGGTCCTTAACAGGAGCTTGGAGCTACTACGGGGTCCTAATGGGGTGAACCCGGGCCCTGCCACAACCTACAGAGTCACTCAGTATGCCACCTTCCTGGCAGCTCAGGGCAGCCTGGCTACTGCTATGAGCTACCTACCTAGTGACTGTGCTCAG CTACCAGTTCACCAGCTGAGAGATCGACTTTTTCATGCCCAGGGTTCTGGTGTCCCGGGCCAACaatctcctcctttccccttcccccgGGTTGTTGTGGGAGCTACCCTTCACTCCAAAGAGACACAGTCTTACAGATCAGAATTCCAACCTTCTCACCAG GTTCTAGCTCCATCTCAAAGGCCAAGGATTTTCACACCTCAGTCATCACTAGTGATGCCCTTGACACCTTCCCATCCTAGCCCTTATCAGGGCTCCAGAATGCAGAATATAAGTGACTACAGGGTACCTgggccccaggcagcccagccTTTGCCCCTGGGCCCTAGGGTAAGGCCTG CTTTATCTCAGCCACAGCTGTTAAGAGGTCAAAGGGCACAAGATCTTAACCCCATGGGATTCCCTGGAACATGGCCTCTTCCGGGTCCACCTCCTCCTGTGGCACCCCCAGACATCAtgcagcctggctctgcctctctgcctgAGACTCCTCGACTGATCCCTCTGCTTCCTGTGAGACCACCAGGTCTCAGCCCTGtgagctccccacccccagtccctcCTGTCAGCTTTCCTGTGGCACACCCTCCAGGAGGGCCAGGAGCTCCATGCTCTAGCACCCTCCCAACCACTGGCATCTTGACTCCTTATCCAG GACCTCAAGATTCCTTGAAAAATTCTCCAGCTCCCAGGGGAAATCTCCAGAGGAAAAAG ttACCAGAGACATTTATGCCCCCAACACCAATTACAGCTCCAGTTATGTGCCTCGCCCCTCAGCCACAAGGAGTCCTTTCTTCCCAGCCCCCTGTTGCTGGTATGGGCCATGCTCCCCCTGGAGCGCCAGGAGAACTCAGCCTGCAG CAACTTCAGCAACGGCTACCCAAGAAGATAGAAAGGAAGGAGCTGCCCCTAGAGCATCAGCCCTTGAAGACCAGTTTTGAGGCGCTTCTACAACGCTGTTCCCTGTCTGCCACTGACTTA AAGACAAAACGGAAGCTGGATGAGGCAGCCCGACGTCTGGAATGTCTATATGAGAAGCTCTACGAGGGGACA CTCTCGCCTCATGTCCTGGCTGGGCTCCACGAGGTTGCCCGATGTGTGGATGCAGGAAGCTTTGAGCAGGGCCTCGCAGTGCATGCCCAGGTGGTGGGCTGCAGCAGCTTCAGTGAGGTCTCCAGCTTCATGCCTGTGCTGAAGGCTGTCCTCACCATTGCTCATAAGCTGCATGTGTAA
- the SEC31B gene encoding protein transport protein Sec31B isoform X13, translated as MKLKELERSAVQVWSPASQYPVYLATGTSAQQLDASFSTNGTLEIFEVDFRDPSLDLKRKGVLSASSRFHKLIWGIFGTGLLEGSGVIAGGGDNGMLTLYNVTHILSSGKEPVISQRQKHTGAVRALDFNPFQPLEDIRALSWNRQVQHILSSAHPSGKAVVWDLRKNEPILKVSDHSKRMHCSGLAWHPDIATQLVLCSEDDHLPVIQLWDLRFASSPLKVLESHSRGILSVSWSQADAELLLSSAKDNQILCWNLGSSEVVYKLPTQNSWCFDVQWCPRDPPVFSAASFDGWISLYSVMGRSWDVQQMRQADKISSSFSKGQPLPPLQVPEQVAQASLIPPLKRPPKWMRRPTGVSFAFGGKLVTFGLLNTLAHQVPQPCLHLVFISQVTTESEFLMRSAELQEALGSGNLLNYCQNKVQRASLQSEKMLWQFLKVTLEQDSRIKFLKLLGYSKDELQKKVATWLKSDVGLAESPQPKGDDRSSNRQQAFHSQASRHTTEEASASSTFFDELIPQILTPWAIPITEDTDGLLSQALLLGELGPAVELCLKEERFADAIILAQAGGADLLRQTQEYYLAKKKTRISSLLACVVQKNWKDMVCACSLQNWREALALLLTYSGPEKFPELCDMLGTRMEQEGNRALTSEATLCYVCSGSVERLVECWAKCHPASSPMALQDLMEKVMVLNRSLELLRGPNGVNPGPATTYRVTQYATFLAAQGSLATAMSYLPSDCAQLPVHQLRDRLFHAQGSGVPGQQSPPFPFPRVVVGATLHSKETQSYRSEFQPSHQVLAPSQRPRIFTPQSSLVMPLTPSHPSPYQGSRMQNISDYRVPGPQAAQPLPLGPRVRPALSQPQLLRGQRAQDLNPMGFPGTWPLPGPPPPVAPPDIMQPGSASLPETPRLIPLLPVRPPGLSPVSSPPPVPPVSFPVAHPPGGPGAPCSSTLPTTGILTPYPGPQDSLKNSPAPRGNLQRKKLPETFMPPTPITAPVMCLAPQPQGVLSSQPPVAGMGHAPPGAPGELSLQQLQQRLPKKIERKELPLEHQPLKTSFEALLQRCSLSATDLKTKRKLDEAARRLECLYEKLYEGTLSPHVLAGLHEVARCVDAGSFEQGLAVHAQVVGCSSFSEVSSFMPVLKAVLTIAHKLHV; from the exons GCAAGGGAGTCCTTTCTGCCTCAAGCAG GTTTCACAAGCTGATCTGGGGGATCTTTGGCACTGGGCTTCTGGAAGGCTCCGGGGTTATTGCAGGCGGCGGGGACAATGGCATGCTTACTCTGTACAATGTGACCCACATCCTGTCATCGGGGAAGGAGCCTGTGATTTCCCAGAGACAGAAGCACACCGGGGCTGTCAGAGCCCTCGACTTTAATCCTTTCCAG CCCCTAGAAGACATCCGGGCACTCTCTTGGAACCGGCAAGTTCAACACATTCTGTCTTCTGCTCACCCCAGCGGCAAGGCAGTTGTGTGGGACCTCAGGAAGAATGAACCTATCCTCAAAGTCAGTGATCACAGCAAAAGG ATGCACTGCTCAGGACTGGCCTGGCACCCAGACATAGCCACCCAGTTGGTGCTGTGCTCGGAAGATGATCATCTCCCAGTGATTCAGCTGTGGGACTTGCGTTTTGCCTCCTCACCCCTGAAGGTGCTGGAGAGCCACAGCAG gGGGATCTTGTCAGTGTCATGGAGCCAGGCTGATGCTGAGCTGCTGCTCAGTAGTGCCAAAGATAATCAGATCTTATGCTGGAATCTGGGGAGCAGTGAG GTGGTATATAAGCTACCCACACAGAATAGCTGGTGCTTTGATGTCCAGTGGTGCCCTCGAGACCCTCCAGTGTTCTCTGCTGCCTCCTTTGACGGCTGGATCAGTTTGTACTCTGTGATGGGTAGGAGCTGGGACGTCCAGCAGATGAGACAAGCTGACAAG ATCTCTTCTTCCTTCAGCAAAGGCCAGCCTCTCCCACCATTGCAGGTGCCAGAGCAAGTAGCTCAAGCATCATTGATACCTCCCTTGAAAAGACCCCCCAAATGGATGAGAAGGCCAACAGGAGTTTCATTTGCT TTTGGGGGGAAGCTGGTTACCTTTGGCCTCCTCAACACACTTGCCCATCAGGTGCCACAGCCTTGCCTCCACCTCGTCTTCATCAGTCAAGTCACCACAGAATCTGAATTCCTGATGCGGTCAGCTGAGCTGCAGGAGGCCCTGGGATCAGGAAATCTCCTGAATTATTGTCAGAACAAGGTCCAACGAGCATCACTGCAAAGCGAAAAGATGCTCTGGCAGTTCCTGAAA GTGACCTTAGAGCAAGACTCTAGAATTAAATTCCTGAAGCTATTGGGATACAGTAAAGATGAGCTTCAAAAGAAG GTGGCCACATGGTTGAAGAGTGACGTGGGGCTGGCTGAGAGTCCTCAGCCCAAGGGAGATGACCGAAGCAGTAACAGACAACAGGCCTTCCACAGCCAG GCCTCCAGACACACCACGGAAGAAGCCTCTGCCTCCTCAACCTTCTTTGATGAGCTGATCCCTCAGATCTTGACTCCATGGGCGATCCCCATCACAGAAG ACACTGATGGACTTCTGAGCCAGGCTCTCCTGCTTGGAGAACTGGGCCCTGCTGTGGAGCTGTGTCTGAAGGAAGAGCGCTTTGCTGATGCCATCATCCTGGCCCAGGCTGGGGGTGCAGATCTGTTGAGGCAAACTCAGGAGTACTACTTGgccaagaagaaaaccagaatctCCTCG CTTCTAGCCTGTGTTGTGCAGAAGAATTGGAAGGATATGGTGTGTGCCTGTAGCCTGCAGAACTGGAGAGAGGCACTGGCCTTGCTACTGACATACTCAGGGCCAGAGAAATTCCCTGAGCTTTGTG ACATGCTGGGTACTCGCATGGAGCAGGAAGGCAACAGAGCACTAACTTCTGAAGCCACACTCTGTTATGTGTGCTCAGGGAGTGTGGAGCGGCTGGTGGAGTGCTGGGCCAAATGCCACCCGGCTTCATCCCCCATGGCTCTACAG GACTTGATGGAGAAGGTGATGGTCCTTAACAGGAGCTTGGAGCTACTACGGGGTCCTAATGGGGTGAACCCGGGCCCTGCCACAACCTACAGAGTCACTCAGTATGCCACCTTCCTGGCAGCTCAGGGCAGCCTGGCTACTGCTATGAGCTACCTACCTAGTGACTGTGCTCAG CTACCAGTTCACCAGCTGAGAGATCGACTTTTTCATGCCCAGGGTTCTGGTGTCCCGGGCCAACaatctcctcctttccccttcccccgGGTTGTTGTGGGAGCTACCCTTCACTCCAAAGAGACACAGTCTTACAGATCAGAATTCCAACCTTCTCACCAG GTTCTAGCTCCATCTCAAAGGCCAAGGATTTTCACACCTCAGTCATCACTAGTGATGCCCTTGACACCTTCCCATCCTAGCCCTTATCAGGGCTCCAGAATGCAGAATATAAGTGACTACAGGGTACCTgggccccaggcagcccagccTTTGCCCCTGGGCCCTAGGGTAAGGCCTG CTTTATCTCAGCCACAGCTGTTAAGAGGTCAAAGGGCACAAGATCTTAACCCCATGGGATTCCCTGGAACATGGCCTCTTCCGGGTCCACCTCCTCCTGTGGCACCCCCAGACATCAtgcagcctggctctgcctctctgcctgAGACTCCTCGACTGATCCCTCTGCTTCCTGTGAGACCACCAGGTCTCAGCCCTGtgagctccccacccccagtccctcCTGTCAGCTTTCCTGTGGCACACCCTCCAGGAGGGCCAGGAGCTCCATGCTCTAGCACCCTCCCAACCACTGGCATCTTGACTCCTTATCCAG GACCTCAAGATTCCTTGAAAAATTCTCCAGCTCCCAGGGGAAATCTCCAGAGGAAAAAG ttACCAGAGACATTTATGCCCCCAACACCAATTACAGCTCCAGTTATGTGCCTCGCCCCTCAGCCACAAGGAGTCCTTTCTTCCCAGCCCCCTGTTGCTGGTATGGGCCATGCTCCCCCTGGAGCGCCAGGAGAACTCAGCCTGCAG CAACTTCAGCAACGGCTACCCAAGAAGATAGAAAGGAAGGAGCTGCCCCTAGAGCATCAGCCCTTGAAGACCAGTTTTGAGGCGCTTCTACAACGCTGTTCCCTGTCTGCCACTGACTTA AAGACAAAACGGAAGCTGGATGAGGCAGCCCGACGTCTGGAATGTCTATATGAGAAGCTCTACGAGGGGACA CTCTCGCCTCATGTCCTGGCTGGGCTCCACGAGGTTGCCCGATGTGTGGATGCAGGAAGCTTTGAGCAGGGCCTCGCAGTGCATGCCCAGGTGGTGGGCTGCAGCAGCTTCAGTGAGGTCTCCAGCTTCATGCCTGTGCTGAAGGCTGTCCTCACCATTGCTCATAAGCTGCATGTGTAA